The DNA segment GCGGGGTAACAATAACGCGGCGACCATCACCCTCGCCGACTAATACGGTTAGGGTTTGCTGTAGTTCAGTCCAAAAATCCGACTCGGTTTCGGTTCTAATTTGGGCACCTACATTGCCCCCACCACTGCCACTGTTGTTGTTATTATTTCTGTTGTTGCTGTTGTTATTACTGTCACTGCTACTGCCGCCGCTGTTGCTGGTTCCAGCGTCGGTGACCTCACCATTGGTGACCTGGGTTTCGGAAACACCGCTACGCTTTAAACTTAAATAGTCAATATGGAAAACTTCCGAACGCAGACCTCCCGGTAAAATCTGGTACAGGTTGCCCCTTTTTTTATAGGAGTAACCGTAGACATCATTGACCACGGTCATTACTTCTTCGATATCGACATTTTGTAACTCCAGACTAATCGTGCCCTGCACGTCTGGATGTACTACCATATTGTAAGGTGTACCTTTTACCAGCCCCATAAAAAAATCGCGGGCACTGACTTCATCAACAGACACATCAAATAAGTCACTGGATGCTGTACCGCGGCTATCGCCCATCAAAGGTGGCAATAAGGCATCGTCGACCTGCGGTGGCGGCAGCGCCTCTTCGACAGCTGGCTTTTCTTCAATAGCAGCCAATTCTTCCTGAATTAATTCAATACCAGAATTATCCCGGGTTTCTCTTGGGGTCATAGCACAGGAAGCCAGCAAACTTGCTGTTAAACCAAAGGTTATGAGCTGTTGATAACGCATTTATTTTTCCTGCCTGATGTCTGTACGGCTTAATTCCAGCGTAACGCTTTTTCCGTTATCACTGACCATTACACTGTTTTTGCTAATACGAATGACTTTGGTACCACCCATAGCATCACCCTCCGATAACACATTGCCATTAATCACGGCGACTTTACGGGTTTCACTAAATAAAATACTTTCCAGCCTCAGCCCTTCCTGCTTTTTGCCGACCGAGCGATAACTGGATGGCCGCGTAGGATCTTCCAGTGACCAGGCCACCGTTGACAGGGTGAATAAGATACTCAGTAGTATCGGCCTGTTTAAAAACAACTTAAATAACGGCTTAAACACCAATCCACTCCTCAGACATACTCACCGTATGTACTTCCAGGGTAATAATGGCGTTAGGGTATTGCTCAACTTGATAGCGCATATCATCCCAATGGAAGCGCCAGGGCAGCTCTGATAACTTTTCAAAGTAAGTTATCGCCTCCATATAATTGCCTTTTAATTGCAGTATAAAACCATGGTTATACAGGGCTTGCTGCACCGCGGCATCACTGCCTGAATTGTCTGTTTTTGGCTGCTGTCTGACCACCGCCACAACAGGCTTGTTTGCTATGCTGAGTAATTTCAAGCCTTTGGTTTCCGCCAGCACACGCTCTAATACTTCTGGCATTAAGCGTGGCGGTATCATTGCCACCAGCGATGCTTCAATTTTTTTGTTCAGTTGTTCACGCTGGGATTGTAATTGCTCGCGGCGTTTGATTTTATCCCGGTTGATGCCCGCTGTTAGTCTGGCTTCAAGAATGGTTTTTTCATTGCTTTGTTGCTGTATTTGGCTATTCAGGCTTTTAATGTTGCTAGCCAGCTTTTGGCGCTTGCTGAGTAGAGGGTCAAGCAGGGCTATTTGCAGCAGCATTACCACCAGGACCAGCGCGGTGAGCAAGACTAAAATTCGCTCGCGCTGATTCAGGCTATCAATTTTTTGCAGTACGGTAGCAAGACGATCATTCATTGTTGCGTTACCTAATGGGTTTTGATTCCGGGGTGCTAATCGTTTCTTGTCCCCGCAGCTCAAAGTCCAAAATATTAGTTTCACCTTCCGGTATGCTCATTTTAAAGACCTTAAATTGACGCCCGGAGAAAATGCTTTCAGTGGCCAGATTTTGCAAATAGCGAGGCACAAATTCCGGTGCACGAGTACGGCCAATCAAGGCCAGGTCCTGCCCCCCTTGCTGCAACTGGATTTCAGTCAACCACATACCGTCGATATGCTGCCTGGCCAAGCCTTCCAGATGGCCGGCAAAACCGTTTTCAACTTGATTCGTATTAGGGTCGATGCTGGCCAGTAGCTGGCGGCGAAAATCAATATCATTGAGCAGCAGTGCAATTTCAGCATCCAGGTTATTGTCCCGCTCAAGTTTTGCCTGCCGCTCTTTGAGCTGCTCCAACTGGTCTGAAATCGTCAGTTGGCGCTGGGCCAGAGCGTCGCGTTCACTTTGTAAGGATTGCGAGCCCACCAGTAACACGCCGTAGACCAGTACCATGACAACGACGACGGCCGCAACAATCCATAGCTGTTGACGGCCGGAAAATGGCGGTTCAACGGCGCGGTCCAGTTCGCTATAAAGATTAAGATGCTGCACGAATAGCCTCCTGTGACCGCTGCGGGCCCAGTGCAGCACCCACCGCACTGGCTGAGCGAATCAGCTGTTCGTTATCGCTGATAGCCTCTGCCACTTCACACATGGATAACTCCAGCGGGGCAACATTTAAACCTAATTGTGCCGATAAAAAATCACCAATCGGTACTGTCTCAGGCAAACCGGGAGAATAAAATAAGCGCGTGATAATGCCTTTGCCCAGTTGGCTCTCGTAATAATCCAGCGAGCGCTGAATTTCCAAAAATAAGGCATCGAAAAAACGCGTGTTATCAACGCCGGCATTAAATTTATCCAAACCGATATCCAAACGACGGGTTAGGTAAACAGCGCCGTCCTCAACCAGGTTGATAAAACCCTCGCCCTCATGCAGCTGTACCATTGCTATGCCACCCCCCTCTTGCGGCAAGCGAGAAATAATATTGTGCATCGCCAGTTCGGCAATTTCGACACAGTCGACATTCAAACCACTGGCCTCTATCGGGGAAATTAAACTCTGTAAGGTGGTTTTTCTCAGGGCAGCGGCGTAAAGCATTTTTTGACGACCGCGGTAAGCATCTTCCGGTAGCCCGAAGTACGCAATGGCAGCTTCTTCGACAGGAAAATCCAAAAATTCTTTAACTTTCCAGCGGACAGCGGCTTGTATTTCGTCGCCTTCAACGGGAGGTTCCTCAGTCAATAACAGTTGATAATACACGGGGTGCAACACCACGGAGCAGGGTGTGTCTTCCCAGCCTTTCTCAGCGACGATATCAGCAAGTAACTGGGAGCTGTCTCCCTGGGGATCATGGAACTGGCAGTACTCAAGCACACCAAGATGGTTGACCATGGTAATAGCCAGCCCATCTGGACCCACGGCGAGGCCGACCCGGCCTCGCCCGGTATCATTCTTATTGAACCATTTACTCAACCAAGCAGTAGATATCGCCATTGGCGCTTTTGCCTCTCCCTAGAAATCCAATTTTATTGAGTTATTTAGCGCGAGTGACTCGAGATTTAGCGCTAGAATAGCGGTATCAACCTTTAGCCAATCGAATAAAAAAACAGCACCTTAGAATTTACATAGCATATTTTTTGTAAGTCTATGCTTTTGTTAACAAATTATAGTCGCTTTTAAATAAAGCGCAGGTCTATTT comes from the Oceanicoccus sagamiensis genome and includes:
- a CDS encoding PilN domain-containing protein, whose amino-acid sequence is MQHLNLYSELDRAVEPPFSGRQQLWIVAAVVVVMVLVYGVLLVGSQSLQSERDALAQRQLTISDQLEQLKERQAKLERDNNLDAEIALLLNDIDFRRQLLASIDPNTNQVENGFAGHLEGLARQHIDGMWLTEIQLQQGGQDLALIGRTRAPEFVPRYLQNLATESIFSGRQFKVFKMSIPEGETNILDFELRGQETISTPESKPIR